GGATACATTTAGAATCAGGTAATCACCGTCGACTGTAGTCAACGCTCCCTGACTGGTACCGGCGATCTGTACAGCTACACTTGGAAGAGCTTCGCCAGTTCTCTTATCAACAGCGACTCCCGTAATCTTGCCAGTGACTGCTGCCTGAACAGCGCTGACACTGAGTAGTGCCACAACCGTCGCCACCAAAACCAGAATCGCTCTTCTGGCATGGAACATTTGCATTCCTCCTTATCCTATGATGCCAACAATTATCATCCGCCTGAATTGCAACTGCACAATTTGATGTGCAGTAGCACTATAAGTTCCCTGTGTATGAGCCTCTGTCGGGTGAGTACTACCCTGACCGAAGCATTGGCCATACGCAAGTTCCTAATTTGCATTTTACGCTCACATGTGTCAAGCCCTTTTTAGGCTTTTTCCATTGTCCGCCATTAACTAAGACTCTACTATGTCGAGTTTGTTTAATCTAAAACCTCTCATTCCAGGAACTTTTTGCATACTTCTCGCGCTCAAGGCGGGCAATACTACCCAAGTCAAACATCGATCCAGGATTCTCCTCCCGGACCACGTCACCATTAGAGACAGACAGCGCGGACATAAAGGCATCCCGGAGCCTTTCCCAACCGATCTTCTGCCTGAGTTCCTCCTCGATAGAAGAGACCGAATCGGAGAATTCCCTGAACAAAGCACCATCCACACCTCTCCTGGTGAAGAAAAGCTCCTCGTTTTTCGGATCGATCCGCGACAGTCTGATTGACCCCTGAATCAGGAAGCGGCCGCCCGATCTATACTGTGCAATGCCTGCAATCTTCTTCGCGCCAATTGTGATCTCATATCTGCCGGAACTCATGAAACAGGGCGATTTGAAATCTCCGCGAACCACTCCGGATGACGCATGCCCGGAAGAGATATGAGCTTCGATACCAAGCTCTGCCAAGAGTCGTATCAGCGTTTCAGCCGTGCGAATATAGTCATCCTTGAATGCTGACATCGACTCTCCCTCTGTCGGGCTGATTCCGCAGTGAGTGAAACAGACATCACCGCGATGCCAAATCGCCCGCCCGCCCGTTGGGCGTCTGACCATGTCTATCTCTTCCCTCTTCAGGAACTCGAGGTTCACCGTCTCTCGGACTTTCTGATTCCTTCCGATCGACACAGCGGCAGGATTCCACAAGTAGAGCCTCCATATGTGACGGCCCACTCCGGCCACAGACTCAAACAGTACTTCATCCAAAGCCATGTTGTAGCTGCCTCGGGCCTCCGGTTCCCGTCCGATTACGAGTACTGGCGGACATTCTCTATGTGCTATATCATCAGGCGCCATAATTATTCCGGGAAATAACAATGCAAGGGGGACAAAATCAAGATATTTGACAGGATTCAGAGGCGACTCCGCAATGATCACTATGCGGAGCCTCAGTATTATAAATAGCAGAAAATCGGAGGAAGTCTATCGGCAGTGAGGAGATCGATTCCAATGAAAGAATCGCCAGTGGTATCAGATGTTATCTTGCAGTGACTCCTTGAGTCAGCAGAGTTCCATCAAAGCCATAGGCAAGCGACGAACGACTCCTCAGGCTGAGTTGTAGCTGCCTCTCCTTCGGATCAAAAGAGTACGCCACAGCCCAGTCAGTCGAGGGGATTCTCCAAAGCACTTTGGTTTTCTCAATGTCAATGAAGATGAGCATCGCTGAATCGTGAACATTCTCGCTATAACCGGTCTGGAATGCGGCATAATACCCGTCATCCGAAAGCCCCAGCCCCACTACACTCGAACAAATCGACTCTCTTACAACAGTCCGACCGTATCTATCCATGGCCAGGAACTGCGAAACAC
The Candidatus Zixiibacteriota bacterium genome window above contains:
- a CDS encoding lipoate--protein ligase family protein, giving the protein MAPDDIAHRECPPVLVIGREPEARGSYNMALDEVLFESVAGVGRHIWRLYLWNPAAVSIGRNQKVRETVNLEFLKREEIDMVRRPTGGRAIWHRGDVCFTHCGISPTEGESMSAFKDDYIRTAETLIRLLAELGIEAHISSGHASSGVVRGDFKSPCFMSSGRYEITIGAKKIAGIAQYRSGGRFLIQGSIRLSRIDPKNEELFFTRRGVDGALFREFSDSVSSIEEELRQKIGWERLRDAFMSALSVSNGDVVREENPGSMFDLGSIARLEREKYAKSSWNERF